The genomic region CGGCGACCGACGGCGGCCGCTGGCTCATGGGCGCGCTCATCGGCGTTTTGGTCGTAATCATCCGGGCGGCGTCGAGCTTCTCCGGCGGCGTCTTCTTCGCCATTCTCTTCGCCAACACCTTCACCCCGCTGGCGGACTCGCTCATAAAAGAACAACGAAAGAGAAAGAGGGGAGTTTGATATGGGCACAATGCTAATGAGTAGTGATTTGAAACAAATGGCACTTGATCGCGTAAGAGATGCGCAGATTTTATTAGAAGCTAAAAGATACGTCAGTTCCTACTACTTGATAGGGTATGCCGTCGAATATGCCCTGAAGGCTGTAATTGCCAAACGAACCCGGCGACACGAATTCCCAGAGAAAAAACGAGTGAATGAAAGTTGGACACATGATTTCGATAAGTTATTCGAAAAAGCAGCTTTAGAAAAGGAACCAATGAATAAGCAGACAGAGACATATTTGGCTACAGTAAAAAAATGGAAACCTGATTCAAGATATGAGCCAAAGAAGAGTAGAAACGAAGCTGAAGACCTTTTCGAGGCAGTGACACATCCTCACGATGGAGTTCTATCATGGTTGAAAACATACTGGTAAAAGAGTATCGGGAGGAAGGCTCGATAATCGTCGAGGCATTACTCAAGCACGGCATTCCTGTCGAGGCCGCCTTCTGGTCCTATTACGGTTTGTACGAGCGTTGGGAGTTCTATATCGTCTCTAGTTGGGCGGACGAAAAAGGGATAAACAAAACCTATAGTGAGATATACGATGCCATAGAGGGATTAGATGAGCTTGAACTGCTGTCATTAACAGACATCAGGTTGATTGGACTTTCGGATAGCCTCTATAAGCAGTACAAGGATGTGCTTAAAAAGCATTGTGAGAAAGGTAGAAAACAGAGGCGGACAACATCCGGCCGAGTGAGGGATTGCTTTCCGTATTCCGGTCCCGACTATCAGTTCTACTCGTATGATATCGAGGTTATAAAAAAGCATGCCCTTCAATAAAGACTCGCGCCCCTTCATGGTCCTCTTCCTGGTGGCCGCGTCGGTGCTGGTGGCCTCGGCCCTCACCGCCCTCTACGCCTACACCAAGCCGGTGATAGACGAGCAGAAGGCGCGCCTCTTCAACCGGCGGGTCATCGAGGTCTTCGGCCTGGCCGACTCCGGGGCGGAGCTTGCGCCCGCGCGGGTGGACGAGCTTTACTCGAAGCACGTCAAGAAGGACCAGGCCGGCGGGCTCACCCTCTACCGGGGCTACGACGACGCGGGGAAGGAGCTGGGCGTGGCGTTCGAGGCCTCGGGGAGCGGCCTGTGGAGCGTGATTCGGGTCCTGGTGGCCCTGACGCCGGATTACAAGAATATCTACCGCCTGCGGGTCCTGGAGCAGGGGGAGACGCCGGGGCTGGGTGGGCGGATCGCCGAGCCGGAGTTCCTGCAAAAGTTCGACGACCTGCCGCTGGGCCCGGCGCCGGGCTACGTGGGCGTCGTGGCCTACCAGGCCCCCGACAAGCCCTACGAGGTGGCGGCCATCACCGGGGCCACCCAGACCTCCAAGTCCCTGGAGAAGCTGTTGAACGCGGGCATCGCGGCCTTCCTCGCCGCGGTGAAGGGGGGAACGCCGTGAGACCGACGACCGCGCTCGTCCTTTATTCGATTTTGGCCACGGCGGTTCTCGGGGCGCCGGAGTGGACCAGCCCGGCCTCCCGGCCCGAAATCGAGCCGATGTACGCCCTGGTGGACGTGGACGCCCTCAACGTCCGCGACGCCCCGTCGGTGGACGGGAATAAAATCGGCCTGCTCCACCGCGGCGACCGGGCGGAAATCCTGGCCTGGGCGGTGGGGTACGACAGCCGGGGTGCGGGCTACGTCTGGGCCGAGGTGCGCTCGGGCGACCTCCACGGCTACGTCGCCGCCGAGGAGAAGAGCTACGCTTGGGGGGAGTACGGCGAGCGCTACCTGGTCGTCGAGCACGCGTTCGGCGAGCCGGAGCTCACCCTCGCCGCGGACCTGGACTCCGACGGCGCCCCCGAGGAGGTCCGGGTCGGGCCGGGGGAGGTCCACGTAGAGTACGAGCAGTTCTACTACGACGAGGAGTACGTTTACCGCCTGCCCCTGGTGCTGCGGGTCGAGGGTTCGTTCAACGCCGAGGTGCGACTGGCCGACTTCTTCCTGGGGACGAGCGCCGAGGAGGTGCCCGCGGAGGAGCTCATCGCCGGGCTGGATGAGTCCGGAGAGCTCGGCTGGTACCACAACTGGAGCCTCTACGGCCTCGAGGCCGGCGACTTCAACGGCGACGGGGCGGCCGAGCTGCGCCTGACCCTGGACTACCGCTCCTCCTACCCTTCGCCGGTCATGGGGCCGACCTTCACCCGCCGGCGGGTGCTGGGCTTCGCCTGGGGGAATGACGGCCTGCGGTGCATCTACGGTTACACCGAGTGGGCCTTCCTCCTCGGGTCCGACGAGGACGGCCCGTCCGGCAACTGGGCCTACGTCGAAGGCGGGGCGGAGCTGACCCCGGAGGCGCTGCGATACCGCGCCGTGATGTGTTGCCCCGAGGAGCCGGTGCCCTACGTCAATTTCCGATTCATCCATGCCCACGAGCGGCTGGACCGGCTGGATCGGGTGCGGCACCCGCTGCCGCCGCCGAACTACCTCGCCGACGGTCGGTGGTTTTCGACGGACCTGGAGGCGCGCTGGGTGCCCGAGGCCGGGTTTTACGCCCTCTACTGCCCGCCGGGCAACGACTACGCCCTGGAGCTCGGCTACGCCTACTCCGAGGTCTCCCCCGTGGGGCTGCTCGGGGTGGACACGGCCGAATCCGTGTGGGGTTTGCTGAAAGAACCGTTGACGCTTTTCTGCCTGCCGGGGTCCGGGACCGTCGCCGGGACCCTGGAGCCGGAGATCTGGGTGGACGTGCGGACTTACGAGACGCGGGACGGCGCCTGGTACCTCGTCTCCGCCGTCCCTTACAGCGCCTTTACCGGTCAGGCCCCCGCGCTGGCCGGCTGGACCCGCACCCCGCCGAAGACGG from bacterium harbors:
- a CDS encoding HEPN domain-containing protein, whose amino-acid sequence is MGTMLMSSDLKQMALDRVRDAQILLEAKRYVSSYYLIGYAVEYALKAVIAKRTRRHEFPEKKRVNESWTHDFDKLFEKAALEKEPMNKQTETYLATVKKWKPDSRYEPKKSRNEAEDLFEAVTHPHDGVLSWLKTYW
- a CDS encoding FMN-binding protein, with the translated sequence MPFNKDSRPFMVLFLVAASVLVASALTALYAYTKPVIDEQKARLFNRRVIEVFGLADSGAELAPARVDELYSKHVKKDQAGGLTLYRGYDDAGKELGVAFEASGSGLWSVIRVLVALTPDYKNIYRLRVLEQGETPGLGGRIAEPEFLQKFDDLPLGPAPGYVGVVAYQAPDKPYEVAAITGATQTSKSLEKLLNAGIAAFLAAVKGGTP
- a CDS encoding SH3 domain-containing protein, which encodes MRPTTALVLYSILATAVLGAPEWTSPASRPEIEPMYALVDVDALNVRDAPSVDGNKIGLLHRGDRAEILAWAVGYDSRGAGYVWAEVRSGDLHGYVAAEEKSYAWGEYGERYLVVEHAFGEPELTLAADLDSDGAPEEVRVGPGEVHVEYEQFYYDEEYVYRLPLVLRVEGSFNAEVRLADFFLGTSAEEVPAEELIAGLDESGELGWYHNWSLYGLEAGDFNGDGAAELRLTLDYRSSYPSPVMGPTFTRRRVLGFAWGNDGLRCIYGYTEWAFLLGSDEDGPSGNWAYVEGGAELTPEALRYRAVMCCPEEPVPYVNFRFIHAHERLDRLDRVRHPLPPPNYLADGRWFSTDLEARWVPEAGFYALYCPPGNDYALELGYAYSEVSPVGLLGVDTAESVWGLLKEPLTLFCLPGSGTVAGTLEPEIWVDVRTYETRDGAWYLVSAVPYSAFTGQAPALAGWTRTPPKTEE